One segment of Solanum stenotomum isolate F172 chromosome 1, ASM1918654v1, whole genome shotgun sequence DNA contains the following:
- the LOC125843742 gene encoding histone H3.2 encodes MARTKQTARKSTGGKAPRKQLATKAARKSAPATGGVKKPHRFRPGTVALREIRKYQKSTELLIRKLPFQRLVREIAQDFKTDLRFQSSAVAALQEAAEAYLVGLFEDTNLCAIHAKRVTIMPKDIQLARRIRGERA; translated from the coding sequence ATGGCCCGTACCAAGCAAACTGCCCGCAAATCCACTGGTGGAAAGGCTCCAAGGAAGCAACTAGCCACTAAGGCTGCAAGAAAGTCAGCTCCGGCTACCGGAGGAGTGAAGAAGCCTCACCGTTTCAGGCCAGGAACTGTGGCTTTAAGGGAAATCAGGAAGTACCAGAAGTCTACTGAGTTGTTGATCAGGAAGCTTCCATTTCAGAGGCTCGTGAGGGAAATTGCTCAGGATTTCAAAACAGATCTGAGGTTCCAGAGCAGTGCTGTGGCTGCTCTACAAGAGGCTGCTGAGGCTTACCTCGTTGGTCTCTTTGAAGATACCAATCTCTGTGCAATCCACGCCAAGAGGGTCACTATCATGCCCAAGGATATTCAGCTTGCTAGGAGGATCCGCGGAGAAAGGGCTTAA
- the LOC125843766 gene encoding protein M7 → MSKNMMTSRTLVMLILVITYSIAVKGSNGHPCSSTFFSALIQLIPCRASVVPFSSVPPSEACCASIKALGQPCLCVLINGPPISGVDRSMAVQLPDKCTANFEQCEFGK, encoded by the exons atgagcaAAAACATGATGACTAGTCGTACTTTAGTAATGTTGATATTAGTAATAACGTACAGTATTGCGGTGAAAGGAAGCAATGGTCATCCTTGTAGCAGCACATTCTTTTCAGCGTTGATTCAGCTGATACCTTGTAGGGCATCGGTGGTTCCGTTCAGTTCGGTACCACCGAGCGAAGCGTGCTGCGCTTCGATCAAGGCTTTAGGGCAGCCGTGTCTGTGTGTTCTTATCAATGGCCCTCCTATTTCTGGTGTTGATCGAAGCATGGCCGTACAGCTTCCTGATAAGTGCACTGCTAACTTTGAACAAT GTGAATTTGGAAAGTAG
- the LOC125843695 gene encoding pathogenesis-related thaumatin-like protein 3.5: protein MESHFHLVLILQLLFFIGGDCAVFTLKNNCNVTIWPGSLSGAGHPLLINGGLELQPYETTEINAPTGWSGRFWARTHCQFDTSGKGTCATADCGGVLQCNGAGGTPPASLAEFTLDSPMDFYDVSFVDGFNIPISVYPSGGSGNCSNIQCSSDINLQCPQELQVKTYDGTTVACKSACFAFNKPEYCCTGEFNNPSTCKPTEYSQYFKNSCRDAYSYAYDDATSIFTCKGANYLISFC, encoded by the exons ATGGAATCACATTTCCATCTGGTTCTCATCCTTCAACTTCTCTTTTTCATCG GTGGAGATTGTGCAGTTTTCACATTGAAAAACAATTGTAATGTGACAATATGGCCAGGAAGTTTATCAGGAGCAGGTCATCCCCTGCTAATTAATGGAGGTTTGGAATTGCAACCATATGAGACTACAGAAATCAATGCACCTACTGGTTGGTCAGGTCGCTTCTGGGCACGAACCCACTGCCAATTTGACACCTCAG GTAAAGGGACATGTGCCACAGCAGACTGCGGCGGAGTACTCCAATGCAATGGTGCTGGTGGCACTCCACCAGCCTCACTAGCAGAGTTCACACTTGATAGTCCAATGGATTTCTATGATGTTAGCTTTGTTGATGGTTTCAATATTCCAATATCAGTTTACCCTTCAGGTGGATCTGGAAATTGTTCAAATATACAATGTTCTTCAGACATAAACTTACAATGTCCTCAAGAATTACAAGTGAAAACATATGATGGTACAACTGTTGCATGTAAAAGTGCATGCTTTGCTTTTAATAAACCAGAGTATTGTTGCACTGGGGAATTCAACAATCCCAGCACATGTAAGCCTACAGAGTACTCACAATATTTCAAGAATAGTTGTAGAGATGCTTATAGTTATGCTTATGATGATGCAACTAGTATTTTTACATGTAAGGGGGCAAATTATTTGATCTCATTTTGTTGA